Within the Bacillus sp. FSL K6-3431 genome, the region GTGGGAACTAAATTTCACAGGGGAAAAGTAAAATTCATCGTGTGGTGAAAAACGTTTGTAAGGTGTCCATCGATGTTTGGTTTATGTGAGCACATTGAATGTGCTATAATTCTTTTATCAAATACTGCGCGGAGTGTGAATTATGGATAAAAATTTACAAGGCATTGAATATTTACAACAGGGAAATTATGAAAAGGCAATTCAAATGTTTACAGAAACAATTGAGGAAAATCCGGGTGATCCAGTCGGCTATGTAAACTTTGCCAATGTGCTCATTTCTGTAGGGGATCCGTTGCGTGCGGAGGAGTTCTTAAAGCGTGCGCTTGAAATGGATGATAAAGCATCTGCGGCTTACTACAGCTATGGGAATCTTTATTTTAATCAAGAAAAATATGAAGAGGCTGCAGGCATGTTTGAAAAAGCCCTTCTTAATGGCTCTGAATCAAATGATTTGCTCTATATGCTAGGAATGTCCATGGTTAATCTTGGACAAAATGAACTTTCTCTGCCTTATTTACAAAGAAGTGTAGAGCTTGATGATAACGATACAGAAGCAGCTTTCCAATTTGGACTAGCACTAGCGAGAAATGGTGTATATGATGAGGCCATTAAACAATTGGAAAAAGTGGTGGAAGCAGTTCCGGAGCATACAGATGCTTATTATAATCTTGGCGTTGCATATGCAGCTCATTTTGAAGATGCAGAAAAAGCATTGGCAACATTTAATAAAGCACTTGCTATTCAACCTGATCATGTACTAGCTGGCAATGGAAAAAAACTGATGGAAACAGCATTAGCTGAAGGCAAAGAATCATAAATTAATTCATGGATAGCTTTAGCCTAGCTACATCGGGACATTCACAAGGTTAGATCTCACGGACGTTACAATTCTTAGTCTGTGCTCTATTCTTAAATGTTGCAGACTTATACATATGTCGATGAGAAAGGTGCATGAACTTTCATATGAGAGGGGGTTCTAAATATGGAACAGCAAAATTCTCTTGATCTGTTTACGGAAAATGAAAAATATATTAAAGGTCGCCACTTAGTGACGATTTTCCATAATGAACAAAATTTATATTCTGTTATTCGAGTAAGAGTAGAAGATACAAATGATGAGAATAAAGATAAGGAAGCTGTAATCACAGGATATTTTCCAAAAATACATGAACAAGAAACATATATATTTTACGGGCAATATAAGGATCATCCTAAATTTGGTGTACAGTTTCATGCCAGTCATTTTAAAAAGGAAATGCCACAAACTAAACAAGGTGTTGCTACATACTTATCTAGTGGTCTGTTTAAAGGGATTGGTAAAAAGACAGCGGAGCGAATTGTAGATGAGCTAGGTGAAAATGCAATTAGTCAAATTCTTCAACAACCTTCCCTGCTCGACAGCATCCCTAAACTACCTCCTGAAAAAGCGAAGGATTTATATGATTCGTTACTAGAGCATCAAGGTTTAGAACAAGTGATGATAGGCCTTAACCAATACGG harbors:
- a CDS encoding tetratricopeptide repeat protein, yielding MDKNLQGIEYLQQGNYEKAIQMFTETIEENPGDPVGYVNFANVLISVGDPLRAEEFLKRALEMDDKASAAYYSYGNLYFNQEKYEEAAGMFEKALLNGSESNDLLYMLGMSMVNLGQNELSLPYLQRSVELDDNDTEAAFQFGLALARNGVYDEAIKQLEKVVEAVPEHTDAYYNLGVAYAAHFEDAEKALATFNKALAIQPDHVLAGNGKKLMETALAEGKES